A single Ammospiza caudacuta isolate bAmmCau1 chromosome 6, bAmmCau1.pri, whole genome shotgun sequence DNA region contains:
- the LOC131559126 gene encoding ras association domain-containing protein 8-like, protein MELKVWVDGIQRVVCGVSEQTTCQEVVIALARAIGQTGRYVLVQKLREKERQLLPLECPLESLAKCGQYANDVQFILRRTGPSMAERPSSSPLLGSPQAPERTFIRASLPIKPRLTSIDGPRSREPKKSMTFSLGPTGSSDLFAVSRWRHQTRDGLDLEGGGVVQPSKEELFRRVLQQQEQLHSLEAHGDTLEMDLRLWERSRLAGQENEILYLEQVVRRNETELGEEEFWQSELRLEKECERERQERVRSLRASLEEYTQRIYELSVRTEALQEEIQWEMAERAKRGKEISMPSPIELEDMATKMKRDLEAKVKQGTQLESNLASVEKALEEAEKNLQAQTQELEELNKELRQCNLQQFIQQTGATVTVVQARSEEDAQAEPSPCELPAYRRNGGFSPTAGTDLPPQVSTKQLLGHPRTLPEPLVSSLSPEVVSTRQSIWR, encoded by the exons atggagctgaaGGTCTGGGTGGATGGGATCCAGAGGGTCGTGTGTGGAGTCTCGGAGCAAACCACCTGCCAAGAAGTAGTCATTGCCCTGGCACGGGCCATTG GTCAGACGGGCCGCTATGTGCTGGTGCAGAAGCTGCGGGAGAAGGAGCGGCAGCTGCTGCCGCTGGAGTGTCCCTTGGAGTCGCTGGCCAAGTGTGGGCAGTATGCCAACGATGTGCAGTTCATCCTGCGGCGGACGGGCCCCAGCATGGCCGAGCGGCCCTCCTCGAGCcccctcctgggctctccccagGCTCCCGAGAGGACGTTCATCCGGGCCAGCTTGCCCATCAAGCCCAGGCTCACCAGCATAGACGGACCCCGTTCCAGGGAGCCCAAAAAGTCCATGACCTTCAGCCTGGGTCCGACAGGCTCCAGCGACCTATTTGCCGTGAGCCGATGGAGGCACCAAACACGGGATGGGCTAGACTTGGAGGGTGGTGGTGTTGTCCAGCCCTCCAAGGAGGAGCTTTTTAGGAGAGtgttgcagcagcaggagcagctgcattCCTTGGAGGCCCATGGAGACACGCTAGAAATGGACCTACGGCTCTGGGAGCGCAGCCGGCTTGCTGGCCAGGAGAATGAGATCCTCTATCTGGAGCAAGTGGTGCGGAGGAATGAGACGGAGCTGGGTGAGGAGGAGTTCTGGCAGAGTGAGCTCCGGCTGGAAAAGGAGTGCGAGCGGGAGCGACAGGAGCGGGTGAGGAGCCTGCGGGCCAGCCTGGAGGAGTACACCCAGAGAATCTATGAGCTGAGTGTCCGGActgaggccctgcaggaggagaTCCAATGGGAGATGGCTGAGAGGGCCAAGAGGGGGAAGGAGATCTCTATGCCCAGCCCCATAGAGCTGGAGGACATGGCCACCAAAATGAAAAGGGACCTGGAGGCCAAGGTCAAGCAAGGCACCCAGCTGGAGAGCAACCTGGCCAGCGTGGAGAAGGCCCTGGAGGAAGCTGAAAAGAACCTACAG GCCCAGacccaggagctggaggagttAAATAAGGAGCTGAGGCAGTGTAATTTGCAGCAGTTTATTCAGCAGACGGGGGCCACGGTGACCGTCGTGCAGGCCCGGTCCGAGGAGGACgcccaggcagagcccagcccgtGCGAGCTGCCAGCCTACCGGAGAAACGGAG gtttttctCCCACCGCTGGTACAGACTTGCCTCCCCAGGTCAGCACCAAGCAGCTCCTCGGCCATCCCAGGACCCTGCCGGAGCCCCTGGTGTCCAGCCTGAGCCCCGAGG TTGTATCAACCAGGCAGAGCATCTGGAGGTAG